The following coding sequences are from one Virgibacillus necropolis window:
- a CDS encoding malate:quinone oxidoreductase codes for MSNMPKETDVILIGAGVMSATLGSLLKELAPDWKITVFEKLDKAGEESSNEWNNAGTGHSALCELNYTSEKPDGSIDCNKAIKVNEQFQLSRQFWSHLVDSKLISNPQDFIMPLPHMSLVQGEDNVTYLKKRFEALSKNPLFQGMEFSDDPEKLKEWIPLIMEGRKSNEAIAATKIDSGTDVNFGALTRKLFDHLQSENIEVNYKHSVEDIKRTSEGKWEVKVHDIDGGKIECHTAKFVFIGGGGGSLPLLQKTGIPESKHFGGFPVSGLFMVCNNPEVVAQHDGKVYGKAKVGAPPMSVPHLDTRYIDNKKTLLFGPFAGFSPKFLKTGSMFDLLTSVKPDNLLTMLSAGAKEMSLTKYLIQQVMLSNEKRMEEIREFIPNAKSEDWDIVTAGQRVQVIKDTEAGGKGTLQFGTELISSADGSIAALLGASPGASTAVHVMLEIFQRCFPQHLKEWEPKIKEMIPSYGESLVDNPELFEEIHASTAKTLGLSGKEAVSS; via the coding sequence ATGAGCAACATGCCTAAAGAAACAGACGTTATCTTAATTGGTGCTGGAGTCATGAGCGCGACTTTGGGATCATTACTGAAAGAATTAGCGCCAGACTGGAAAATTACGGTGTTTGAGAAACTCGATAAAGCAGGAGAAGAAAGCTCTAACGAATGGAATAATGCGGGTACGGGCCATTCTGCGTTATGCGAACTGAACTATACATCGGAAAAACCTGATGGGTCTATTGATTGTAACAAAGCTATTAAGGTTAATGAACAATTTCAACTCTCCAGACAGTTTTGGTCTCATCTAGTGGACAGCAAGCTGATTAGTAACCCGCAAGACTTTATCATGCCACTGCCGCATATGAGTTTGGTACAAGGGGAAGACAATGTAACGTATCTGAAAAAACGTTTTGAGGCGCTTTCAAAGAATCCCCTGTTTCAAGGGATGGAGTTTTCCGATGACCCTGAAAAACTAAAAGAATGGATTCCGCTTATCATGGAAGGCCGTAAATCAAATGAAGCGATAGCTGCAACCAAAATCGACTCTGGAACGGATGTCAATTTTGGTGCCTTAACACGCAAGTTGTTTGACCACTTACAAAGTGAAAACATTGAGGTAAACTACAAGCATAGTGTTGAGGATATTAAACGTACTAGCGAGGGCAAGTGGGAAGTCAAAGTACATGATATCGATGGCGGAAAAATCGAATGTCATACTGCAAAATTCGTTTTTATCGGTGGTGGAGGCGGAAGTCTGCCTTTACTACAAAAAACCGGTATTCCTGAATCAAAACATTTTGGAGGATTCCCGGTGAGTGGACTATTTATGGTGTGTAACAATCCGGAAGTTGTAGCGCAGCATGATGGAAAAGTATATGGAAAAGCTAAGGTTGGTGCTCCTCCAATGTCTGTTCCGCATCTTGATACAAGGTATATCGATAACAAAAAGACGTTATTGTTTGGACCGTTTGCCGGCTTCTCACCAAAGTTTTTAAAAACAGGTTCAATGTTTGACTTATTAACTTCCGTGAAACCGGATAATCTTTTAACTATGTTATCGGCAGGCGCAAAAGAGATGTCGTTGACAAAGTACTTGATCCAGCAAGTTATGTTATCGAATGAAAAACGCATGGAAGAAATACGCGAGTTTATTCCGAACGCCAAAAGCGAGGATTGGGATATCGTGACAGCCGGTCAGCGTGTGCAAGTTATCAAAGATACGGAGGCTGGCGGTAAAGGGACACTTCAATTTGGTACCGAACTTATTAGTTCTGCTGATGGCTCGATAGCTGCGTTGCTCGGTGCTTCTCCGGGTGCTTCTACAGCCGTTCACGTTATGCTTGAGATTTTTCAAAGATGCTTCCCTCAACATTTGAAAGAGTGGGAACCGAAAATAAAAGAAATGATCCCTTCTTATGGCGAGTCGCTAGTAGACAATCCTGAGCTATTTGAAGAGATTCATGCTTCAACAGCGAAGACTCTGGGTCTAAGTGGGAAAGAGGCAGTATCTAGTTAA
- a CDS encoding purine-cytosine permease family protein: protein MRSDKSADLNNSEVSDDYSLDRVPRNKRNMGWLSITNITFGIATAIFYFQMGSVMALQFGAMNAIISAVYAIIVAGILGTFIAYLSAKSGMNVNLLSRGGGFGYIGASLTSFIYATNFIMYCALEGLILVSAVHEFFPAIPEWVLIIFFGSIVIPLNWFGIKQLDKLQKWSLPLFFIFLIAAIVTAAMKTSNYDGYFWTYLPEGVQVGGTALLLCIGMQHGIMGLTPLLASDYARFLKPKDMKIGIFAIGFIPQIFCFGVMGGLGIWFGVRLGEPNPGVYIVLLLGIWGALFTMLTQIRINVTNIYSGSLSLSNFFENIFKFKPGRRFWVVVTGVSAIILMLLNIVDHLETVLTFQGVFLLTWAAILVTDAIIVKKFLKIGPRYYEARQQNLYKWNPVGVGSLIVASGIGTIAALGYMGTFLQSTAAFFAAILASVLTLIIAVTTKGKYYIKKENKDIPKEDYIG, encoded by the coding sequence ATGAGATCTGATAAATCTGCAGATCTTAACAACTCAGAGGTGAGTGATGACTATTCACTGGATAGAGTACCTCGAAACAAGAGAAACATGGGCTGGTTAAGTATTACGAATATCACTTTTGGAATTGCAACAGCTATTTTTTACTTTCAAATGGGTAGTGTTATGGCGCTTCAATTCGGAGCAATGAATGCCATTATATCTGCTGTTTATGCTATCATTGTTGCGGGTATTCTCGGAACATTCATTGCCTATTTATCTGCAAAGTCGGGCATGAACGTAAATTTACTATCTAGAGGTGGGGGATTTGGCTATATCGGCGCATCTTTGACCTCATTTATCTATGCTACCAATTTTATTATGTATTGTGCGCTTGAAGGCTTAATCTTAGTCTCTGCCGTCCACGAATTTTTTCCCGCTATTCCAGAGTGGGTGTTAATTATTTTCTTTGGTTCCATTGTTATCCCTTTAAATTGGTTTGGAATTAAACAATTGGACAAATTACAAAAATGGTCACTTCCGTTGTTTTTCATTTTTTTAATTGCAGCGATTGTCACGGCTGCTATGAAAACATCAAATTACGATGGTTACTTTTGGACTTATTTGCCAGAAGGTGTACAAGTTGGGGGAACAGCTCTCTTGCTTTGTATAGGAATGCAGCATGGAATCATGGGATTAACACCACTTCTAGCCTCGGATTATGCCCGTTTTCTTAAACCAAAAGATATGAAAATAGGAATATTTGCTATTGGATTCATCCCTCAGATATTTTGTTTTGGAGTGATGGGAGGTCTTGGTATTTGGTTTGGTGTTCGTCTAGGAGAACCAAATCCCGGGGTATATATTGTACTACTTCTTGGCATTTGGGGAGCATTATTTACGATGTTAACTCAAATAAGAATTAATGTTACAAATATCTATAGTGGTTCCTTGTCACTATCCAATTTCTTTGAAAATATATTTAAATTTAAACCCGGTAGACGGTTTTGGGTAGTTGTAACCGGAGTATCAGCAATCATTTTGATGCTTCTTAATATTGTCGATCACCTCGAAACTGTCTTGACCTTCCAAGGGGTTTTCCTATTGACTTGGGCAGCTATTTTAGTTACAGATGCTATTATCGTTAAGAAATTCCTGAAGATTGGCCCTCGTTACTATGAGGCCAGACAACAGAATTTGTACAAATGGAATCCGGTTGGAGTTGGATCATTAATAGTAGCGAGTGGTATTGGTACGATTGCAGCACTAGGATATATGGGGACGTTCCTGCAAAGTACTGCTGCATTCTTC